TGCCTTGATTTTGAGCTTTCTCAATCCGATTGATTTAGCGCGCATTCTGGTTTTACTCAAATTGGATATTTCAGCGTTGATGGGCTATACAGGTGCACTTTACCGCAATCTGTTTGGCTCCTGGTGGGGCTTGGTATTGGCCTGTGCTGTGTTGCTGATCTGGGCTGTTCTGCCTGTGATTTTGGCCATGAGACTGTTTGAAAAACGAGATTGTTGAATGGAGATACTGCTCAAGTCAATCACCTTACCCATCGGGGAGATACGCACTAAAATTTAATCACTACGAAAAAGGGAAATCCAATGTACAATCCAATCTTGAGTTCACTACTTGCCCTCGCATTGACGATTCCTTTGCCCTTGATGGCGCAGACTGAGGCAGAATTACCTGAGCAAACCGCTCTCGAAGAGCAACGGCCTGCCCACTCCCATCACCATACCCCAAGTCATGCAGAGCATTTGCATGCCGATACGATACCTTTTGGGGTGATGGGGGCCCATATGCATCCAGCCGGAGAATGGATGTTCTCCGCCAGTCTGATGGGGGCAGGTATGGGCGGAATGCTTGACCAGACTACAGCTGTGGATGAACAGAAGATCTTGGACAATTATGAAATGGCTCCCCGCACCATGCTGATGGGCATGCCGATGTTGGGCGTGATGTATGCTCCCAGCGACTGGATCACCCTGATGGCCATGGTGCCTGGTATGGGCATGACCATGAACCATGTGGGACATGAGGCCCATCTGCATACGCTGCAGACGGCCTCCGCAAATTTGCCAGGCACGAATATGCAATCTCTGGGTTTGGGCGATATTTCAGTTTCTGCACTGCTGGGCAATTGGACCTGGCAGGCCCATTCTTTGCATGCAAACCTGGGCTTGAGCCTGCCCACAGGTGCCATTGATATTCTGGGCCCAGTCATGGGAACGATGCCAGCTGAACCCTTGCCCTATAGCATGCGTCTGGGTTCTGGCACCTGGGATCTCTTGCCTGGATTTACCTATTCTGGCAAGTTGGAGAATTGGTGTTGGGGGTTGCAACCCTCAGGGGTACTCCGTTTAAGTACCAATTCTTTGAATTACCGTCTGGGCAACCGTTTAAGCACCAATGCGTGGTTGTCATACCGTTGGAATGACCTCTTGAGTTCTTCTCTGCGTTTTCAGGGGCAAATCTGGGGAAATGCAGAAGGTGAGGATTCCCGTATCAGCAAGAATGCCATTCCTTCAGCCGATCCTTTAAAATTAGGCGGTCAACGCCTGGATCTCTTTTTGGGGCTGAATTTTACACCTTTTCCCCGTCAACGCCTGGGGCTGGAAATCGGCATGCCTGTTTATCAAAACCTGTCGGGTCCCCAAATGGCGCAAGTTTGGAGTGGCATTGCTGGTTGGCAAATCAGTTTCTGATTCCTTGACTTAGATCAAATTCTCTCTTTGCGCTTGCGCAAAGTTCTAGCAAAGAACGTTTGTCAGAATAATGACAAACGTTCTTTGCTTTTGAATGGTTTTTTCTTGATTATTCCACTGAAAGTCTATGCCATGGCCGAATCTGAAGTTAAAAAATTGGAAATTGAGTTAAAGCAGGCCTTTGATCAGGGCCGTATTTCAGGTATGCAATTAAAAGCTGAACATCAGAAGCCGCTTACACCCTCAGAGTTGGCAAAGGTATTGAAAGAAAGTGGTTTACCCTGCATCGGAGGATCATGGCAGGAAATTGAAGCAGGAATCTGGGAGTTAAGGCGTATACCCTGCCAAAGGGATAATATTCATCTTTGCCATGTCTGGCGGGAATCTGTAGATGGATTGGTCATGGGGGCCGGTGAGTCTGCCCGCTACAGTCGTTATCGGAATTTTGAAGACCCCGGTTCAGAATGTGTAGATGTTCTCTATCCAGAATCTGAATCCCAGTGGCGTTGGGATCAATTTCCTGAAGCACATCTGAATTTACTCGAAACTCTCAAAACTCAACTTAGTGAGCATCTGGCCGAATTTGTTTTTTTAGGCTATGCCGAAAGTAAGATTTATTATCGCTTGATAGATCACCACCCGAACCTTTCGGGACATAGACAGGGTTTCCTGACACATTCCCTGCAAACCATGCTGTCAAAAGAAAATTCCAAGTTAGAGCTATGTGAAATGTCTCCCAGAGCAGTTTGGCAAGGGGAGTTCTCATGAAATTGAGTCGGGCAGGTTTTTTGAGAAAAATGGCTGCAGAGGCGATCAATGTTCTGCCCCATTTTGTTCCGGGTCTTCCCCTTCTGAATGTGTCTGAACCTGACTTGCACCGTGAATGGATTGAAATAGGTTCTGTCGCTCAATTTAAACCTGAAACTTTAACAGAGGTGAACCAAAAACAGCAGATTGTCTTTGCCGATTACAAGGGCTTTTGGGCCCTGGATTATGAAACCTATCATCAGGGCGGAAACTCCCCACGACGCCCCCTCCGTATCGAGGTCAACGGTCAGCTTTCTCTGAATCCTCAAGAGAGTTGGTCTGAAGGGGACTATTTATCATTTCTGACGGGCAACCGTATTACCGAGGAGGAAGTATAGCATGTCAAACTCTATGAATCGTCTCAGCTTTTTAAAACGAATGGCCGCTTGGGGGGCTGCAATAGGTGTAAGTGGGTGTGCTTCAAGAGCCAATAATCTGGATGATAGAGACAATCCTGTATTGCGTTATTTTAAACCCCTACAGGTTGAAAACCCCTTGAAAGCTTATCCCAATCGGGGTTGGGAAAATGTATACCGCAATCTGTTTCAACATGATTCAGATTTCAGTTTTCTCTGTGCCCCCAATGATACGCATAACTGCCTGCTCAAAACCTATGTCAAAAATGGGATTGCAATCAGAATCGGGCCTACCTATGGTTATGGAAAGGCAAAAGACTTGTATGGTCAAACTGCCTCACACCGTTGGGATCCAAGACTCTGTCAGAAGGGTCTGGGTTTGGTGCGAAGAATATACGGGGATCGGCGATTAAAAGCACCGATGATACGCAAAGGTTATAAAGCATGGGTCGATGCAGGATTTCCCAGAGATCGCCAGACAGGTAAACCCGATCCAAAATATTTTCAAAGAGGTAAGGATGCCTGGTTGCGGATAGATTGGAAGGATGCCTATTCAATTGCTGCAAAGGCCTTGAGCAATATCGCAGAGACCTATCACGGAGAAACCGGTCAAAAACGTTTGCTGGCACAGGGCTATGATGATGCGATGGTTCTTGCCATGGAAGGTTCTGGTACGCAAACCATTAAATTGAGGGGAGGGATGGCCCCATTGGGGGCCACCCGTATTTTTGGAATGTACCGTATGGCCAATTCCCTGGCCTTGATGGATGCCAAGCAAAGAAAGGTGTCCCCCGAGAAGTCTTTTGGTGCCAGGGGTTGGGACAGCTATAGCTGGCATACAGATCTTCCGCCTGGCCATCCAATGGTTACAGGGGCGCAAACCAATGATTTTGAACTTTTTTCTGTAGAGCATTCCAAACTGGCAATTGCATGGGGCATGAACTGGATTACAACGAAAATGCCTGATTCTCATTGGTTAACTGAAGCCCGTCTCAAAGGTACAAAAACGGTAACGGTAACAGTGGAATACAGTGCCACCGCTTCTAAAACGGATGAAGTCATTGTGATTCGTCCAGGTTCTGATCCTGCTTTTGCTTTGGGTCTTGCCCAGGTCATTATTGAACGCAATCTCTTTGATAGTGAATTTGTAAAAACCAAAACAGATTTACCTTTTCTGATTCGTCTGGATACCTTGCAACCCCTGCGTCCTGAAGATGTGATTAAAGACTACAAAACGAAAGTACCTAAAAATCTGGATGTATTAATCGGAGATGAGAAACCTCCCGCCAATGTGCTTCAGAAAGATCAGTTTATCAAAGAGAAAATGGGTAAAAGTTTCCAGCCGTATATGATTTGGGATTCAGTTAAAAGCCAGGTAATGCCTGTTACCCGTGATGATTGGGGTAAAAATATGCTTAAACTGGGTTTGAATCCAGATCTGAATGCGGTAAAAAAAGTCAAATTAGTTTCTGGAAAGGAAGTTGAGGTTCGAACGGTTTTTGATCTTACCCGACAGTATCTGAATCAAAACTTTACTCCAGAACAAACGTCTCAGATTACAACAGCCCCGGTCAGCGGCATTTTATCTTTAGCCACCCAAATTGCGGCCAATAAAGAAAAAACACTCTTTGTAACCGGAATGGGCCCCAATCAGTTTTTTAATGCCGATCTGAAAGACAGAGCGATTTTTCTGGTGGCGGCCTTAACCCGGAATCTGGGTTTTCCTGGCGGTAACGTGGGCAGTTATGCTGGCAATTACAGGGGGGCTCTGTTTGGAGGAGAACCTTTGTATACACTTGAAGATCCCTTTCACCCCCAATTGGATCCAAAAGGCAAGGTCAGTACGGCCAAATACAGCCATTATGAATCCCTGCATTATTTCAATTATGGGGATCGCCCCTTACGTATGGGTAAACATCTTCTTACTGGTGAATCCCACTTGCCCGTTCCGACCAAAGCCATGTGGCTGAACAATTCTAATTCAGTTTTGGGAAATATCAAATGGCACTTTGATGTGATTAACAATACCCTTCCCAAACTGGAATTTGTAGCCTATGCAGATTGGTGGTGGACAGGGTCCTGTGAATATGCTGATTTGGTCTTTGCCTGTGACAGCTGGGCAGAATTCAGGCATCCTGATTTAACGGCTTCCTGTACTAATCCTTTTGTTCAGGTTTACCCGACCTCACCACTGAAACGAATCTTCGATACCCGTTCAGATATTGAAATCATTGCTGGAGTAGGCAAGGCTTTGGCCCAGGAATTGGATGAACCCCGTCTTGCGCAGATGTGGGAATTTGTTGAAAAAGATCAAGTAGATGTCTATCTGCAGAGAATTATCAATGGTACTTCAGCTCTGAAAGGTTATACATTTGAAAAGCTGCATTTGGATGCCAAAGAGGGCATCCCTGCATTGATGAATAACCGCACCTACCCTCGTTTGTCTTCCTATGAACAGGTTCATGATGAAAAACCTTGGCATACCAAATCGGGTCGCTTGGAGTTTTACCGTTTTGAACCTGAGTTTGTCGAAAATGGAGAAAACCTGGTGGTTTACCGTGAACCGATTGATTCTACGCATTATGAGCCGAATGTAATTGTTTCTAAACCACATCCGGCAATCCGTCCCAAACAACCGGCAGATTATGGTGTCAATGAAAATCAATTGGATACCGAAACGCGACAGGCTCGTCATGTGGTGAGAACTGGGGAGGAACTGCTCAAAAGTAAACATCCTTTGAAAGCCCAGCAGTTCAGCCATGTCTATCACACGCCAAAGTACCGGCATGGTGCGCATACAACACCTGTAGATACAGATTTTACGGGAGTTTGGTTTGGTCCCTTCGGAGATATTTATCGCCATGACAAACGCAATCCATCAGTGATTGAGGGGTATGTTGATATCAATCCGCTGGATGCCAAGGAGCTTGGTGTTGATGATGGCGATTATGTCTATATAGACGCAGATCCTGGAGATCGTCCTTACCGTGATCATATTGCCTCTACAGAAGCCTATAAAGTTGCACGTCTGCTTTTGCGGGCCCGCTACTATCCAGGTACCCCCAGAGGTGTGGCTCGTACCTGGCACAATATGTACGGTGCAACCTTTGGCAGTGTCAAAGGACATGAAACTCGGGAAGATGGTCTTGCAAAGAATCCTGAAACCAATTATCAGTCTATGTATCGCTACGGCTCTCACCAGAGTGCAACACGGGCTTGGTTAAAACCGACCCTGATGACAGAAAGTCTGGTTCATAAATCTATGTTTGGCCAAGGACTGGCAAAAGGGTTTGAGCCCGATATCCACTGCCCAGTAGGGGCTCCCCGTGAAGCTTTTGTCAAAATCACCCGTGCAGCCTCAGGAGGATTGGATGCCAAAGGAAAATGGCGACCCGTAACTTTAGGTTTCAGACCTACCTATGAGAGCAAGGCCATGAAAACCTATCTCAAGGGTCAATTTACTGGGGTCAAGAGATAAAGAAAGGAATCGTCAGATGTCAGAAGTTAAAAATTGGCAAATTAATCGTCAGATGGAATATCCTTACGAGGAAAATCGCCCCAAACGTCAATGGGCAATTGTATTTGACTTGAACAAATGTATCGCCTGTCAGACCTGTTCTTTGGCCTGTAAAACGACTTGGACCAGTGGCAAGGGGCAGGAATATATGTTTTGGAATAATGTTGAAACCAAGCCTTGGGGTTCTTATCCCATGGCCTGGGATATCAATATTCTTGAGAAACTGGGGCGGCAGGATTGGGATAAAAATGGTGAAAAATTTGCTGGAAAAACTATTTTCGAGGCAGCAGAACCTGAGGAAGTTGCGGCTCATTTTTTTCCAACAGATGAAGACTGGATGTATCCCAATGTGGGGGAAGATGACTGTACGGGAAATCTCGAAGCCGGTGCTCATTTGAATCTGCCTCATAAACACTGGTTCTTTTATTTGCCCAGAACCTGTGCGCACTGCACCTATCCTGCCTGTTTGGCTGCTTGTCCCCGCAAAGCCATCTATAAGCGACCCGAAGATGGGATTGTTCTAATTGATCAATCCAGATGCAAAGGCTATGGGGAATGTGTGCGGGCCTGTCCCTATAAAAAATCGATGTACAATCCCTATACACGTGTCAGTGAAAAGTGTATTGGGTGTTATCCTGCTGTGGAGCAGGATAAACAACCGATGTGTGTGCAAAACTGTATCGGTAAAATCAGAATTATGGGATTTATCAATCCCCCTTGGAAAGCACGTGCTGACAATCCCGTTGATTTTCTCGTACATCAAAAAAAATTGGCTTTGCCCTATTACCCTCAATTGGGGCTTGAACCGAATATTTATTATATTCCTCCTATCCACGCCGATCTCGATTATCTGACCCAGATGTTCGGGCCTCGGGTTGAAGAAAGTATTGAGAATTATAAAAAACTCAAGGACGATCCTTTGGCACAGGGACTCCTGGTTTTAATGGGCAGTACCGATCGGATTATCCACTCCTTCAAGGTAAAAGATCAAAGGGCCTATGGTTACAGTGCTGAGGGTGAAGAAATTGTTTCCGTTCCATTAACTGAAAATATGGTGGTTCGGGAGAGTTATGATGATAACATTGGTGCTTCACGGCACAATACGCCCTAGAAAGGAAGAAAAAAATGAATAAGAAGCTTATTAAAAAAATTGTTTTTCCTGGTTTGGTTTTGCCTTTGGTGTTTTTCGGCCTTAATTTAGGTTCTGTGGTGTATGGCCAGGCTACTCAGGGCATTTCAGCTGAGAAAACCAGTGCCGATCCCTTTCTACTCAAGTTAGAAGATTCAGCCTGGAAAAAAGTTCCAATTCAAACAGTTTTGCTTATGGCGCAGCCTATGGCCTTGCCAAGACCCAAGCTGACCCTGACAGAAAAACTTTCTGTACAGGCATTGCATAATTCAAAATCTATAGTTTTTCGCTTGAAATGGAAAGATCCTGAGCTTTCAGAGGCTGGAAAGCTGGGCCTATTTTCAGATGCTGTGGCATTAGAATTTCCTGTCGCTCTGAAAGATGGGAATCCTCCCTCACCGTTTATGGGTGAACAGGGGAAACCTGTGCATATT
This DNA window, taken from bacterium (Candidatus Blackallbacteria) CG13_big_fil_rev_8_21_14_2_50_49_14, encodes the following:
- a CDS encoding molybdopterin oxidoreductase; translated protein: MSNSMNRLSFLKRMAAWGAAIGVSGCASRANNLDDRDNPVLRYFKPLQVENPLKAYPNRGWENVYRNLFQHDSDFSFLCAPNDTHNCLLKTYVKNGIAIRIGPTYGYGKAKDLYGQTASHRWDPRLCQKGLGLVRRIYGDRRLKAPMIRKGYKAWVDAGFPRDRQTGKPDPKYFQRGKDAWLRIDWKDAYSIAAKALSNIAETYHGETGQKRLLAQGYDDAMVLAMEGSGTQTIKLRGGMAPLGATRIFGMYRMANSLALMDAKQRKVSPEKSFGARGWDSYSWHTDLPPGHPMVTGAQTNDFELFSVEHSKLAIAWGMNWITTKMPDSHWLTEARLKGTKTVTVTVEYSATASKTDEVIVIRPGSDPAFALGLAQVIIERNLFDSEFVKTKTDLPFLIRLDTLQPLRPEDVIKDYKTKVPKNLDVLIGDEKPPANVLQKDQFIKEKMGKSFQPYMIWDSVKSQVMPVTRDDWGKNMLKLGLNPDLNAVKKVKLVSGKEVEVRTVFDLTRQYLNQNFTPEQTSQITTAPVSGILSLATQIAANKEKTLFVTGMGPNQFFNADLKDRAIFLVAALTRNLGFPGGNVGSYAGNYRGALFGGEPLYTLEDPFHPQLDPKGKVSTAKYSHYESLHYFNYGDRPLRMGKHLLTGESHLPVPTKAMWLNNSNSVLGNIKWHFDVINNTLPKLEFVAYADWWWTGSCEYADLVFACDSWAEFRHPDLTASCTNPFVQVYPTSPLKRIFDTRSDIEIIAGVGKALAQELDEPRLAQMWEFVEKDQVDVYLQRIINGTSALKGYTFEKLHLDAKEGIPALMNNRTYPRLSSYEQVHDEKPWHTKSGRLEFYRFEPEFVENGENLVVYREPIDSTHYEPNVIVSKPHPAIRPKQPADYGVNENQLDTETRQARHVVRTGEELLKSKHPLKAQQFSHVYHTPKYRHGAHTTPVDTDFTGVWFGPFGDIYRHDKRNPSVIEGYVDINPLDAKELGVDDGDYVYIDADPGDRPYRDHIASTEAYKVARLLLRARYYPGTPRGVARTWHNMYGATFGSVKGHETREDGLAKNPETNYQSMYRYGSHQSATRAWLKPTLMTESLVHKSMFGQGLAKGFEPDIHCPVGAPREAFVKITRAASGGLDAKGKWRPVTLGFRPTYESKAMKTYLKGQFTGVKR
- a CDS encoding dehydrogenase, with translation MSEVKNWQINRQMEYPYEENRPKRQWAIVFDLNKCIACQTCSLACKTTWTSGKGQEYMFWNNVETKPWGSYPMAWDINILEKLGRQDWDKNGEKFAGKTIFEAAEPEEVAAHFFPTDEDWMYPNVGEDDCTGNLEAGAHLNLPHKHWFFYLPRTCAHCTYPACLAACPRKAIYKRPEDGIVLIDQSRCKGYGECVRACPYKKSMYNPYTRVSEKCIGCYPAVEQDKQPMCVQNCIGKIRIMGFINPPWKARADNPVDFLVHQKKLALPYYPQLGLEPNIYYIPPIHADLDYLTQMFGPRVEESIENYKKLKDDPLAQGLLVLMGSTDRIIHSFKVKDQRAYGYSAEGEEIVSVPLTENMVVRESYDDNIGASRHNTP